A region of Verrucomicrobiota bacterium DNA encodes the following proteins:
- a CDS encoding neuraminidase (sialidase)-like protein: protein MKHRIFPSLFPWTGGLSIPGTRVNFSSWTAPLRAFSRVALGAVWLALGFALHSESPFHKAELIFPLEHWHNHGSCIVETPKGDLLVCWFNGSGERQADDVKIEGARLKRGKSTWSSRFTMADTPGYPDTNCSMFIDPEGRLWLLWPTILANKWESALMKYFVSSDYHRPGPPRWDRQEVLHVTPPDAFAASVEKYVAEMKIRYPSEPWAAENPERAARFLESLQTQAADKLTRRLGWMTRAHPFVLDRQRLIVPLYSDGFSFSMMAISDDWGRTWHTSAPLCGPGNIQPSIVQRRDGSLYTLMRDNGPPPKRLLQSESFDRGETWSPVTDSPHPNSGTGAEIIRLRNGHWVLINNDTERGRYSLAVSLSDDEGRTWKWKRHLEPVRPGDDRYHYPSIIQSRDGSLHASYSFHLDEAKIAPDASGKRAFKSIKHAHFNEAWIRLGD, encoded by the coding sequence ATGAAGCATCGGATTTTTCCATCCCTCTTTCCCTGGACTGGTGGCCTATCCATCCCTGGGACGAGGGTGAATTTCTCGAGCTGGACCGCCCCGCTTCGAGCCTTCTCGCGGGTGGCGCTGGGCGCGGTTTGGCTCGCGTTAGGGTTCGCCTTGCACTCGGAATCGCCGTTTCACAAGGCAGAGCTTATTTTTCCGCTCGAACATTGGCACAACCACGGTTCCTGCATTGTGGAAACTCCCAAAGGCGATCTCCTGGTGTGTTGGTTCAACGGATCAGGTGAACGGCAAGCGGATGACGTCAAGATCGAAGGCGCCAGGCTCAAGCGTGGCAAGTCAACCTGGAGCTCCCGGTTTACCATGGCGGATACGCCAGGCTATCCCGATACCAATTGCTCCATGTTCATCGACCCCGAAGGACGGCTCTGGCTGCTCTGGCCCACCATCCTCGCCAACAAGTGGGAATCGGCGCTGATGAAGTACTTCGTCTCCTCGGATTACCACCGCCCGGGGCCGCCTCGATGGGACCGGCAAGAGGTCCTGCATGTCACACCACCCGACGCCTTCGCGGCCTCCGTTGAAAAATACGTCGCCGAAATGAAGATCCGCTATCCGTCCGAACCCTGGGCGGCGGAAAACCCCGAGCGCGCCGCCCGGTTTCTCGAAAGCCTGCAGACCCAGGCGGCCGACAAGCTGACCCGCCGGCTGGGTTGGATGACTCGCGCGCATCCGTTCGTGCTCGACCGCCAACGCTTGATCGTGCCGCTCTATTCCGACGGCTTTTCCTTTTCCATGATGGCCATCTCGGACGACTGGGGCCGCACCTGGCACACGAGCGCGCCGCTCTGTGGGCCGGGCAATATCCAGCCCAGCATTGTGCAACGACGCGACGGATCGCTCTACACGCTGATGCGGGACAACGGGCCACCGCCCAAGCGTCTCTTGCAAAGTGAGTCCTTCGATCGCGGCGAAACGTGGAGTCCGGTCACCGACAGCCCGCACCCGAATTCCGGCACAGGCGCCGAAATCATCAGGCTGCGCAACGGTCATTGGGTCCTCATCAACAACGACACCGAACGGGGCCGTTACAGCCTGGCCGTGTCGTTGTCCGACGACGAAGGGCGCACCTGGAAGTGGAAGCGGCACCTGGAGCCCGTTCGTCCGGGAGATGACCGCTACCATTACCCGAGCATCATCCAGTCGCGGGATGGCAGCCTGCACGCCAGTTACAGTTTCCACCTCGACGAGGCAAAGATCGCGCCGGATGCCTCAGGCAAGCGGGCTTTC